From the genome of Argentina anserina chromosome 4, drPotAnse1.1, whole genome shotgun sequence, one region includes:
- the LOC126792282 gene encoding J protein JJJ2, with the protein MGQHSDFKSQLVTEICSLSKFSVACSHRHCTNPAQSFVDWYRLLGVEETAGIDVIRKRYHELALQLHPDKNKHANAEVAFKLVSEAYSCLSDDENRRAFDLERWNNFCFKCGAIPYTAYKTPNNAKASEHKAWNPISRSRSCKVIKGLKDIRNRFREEAKVIENCLKVNNAASRNETSLFSPPSYVFQGTYNARSNRETPVFNPSDHVVQGYPHLRTRIYEKDKSRSLWCLRTGHHILNCEQGRDSRATCDSPVFEIRSDRGILKSRSTCVRS; encoded by the exons ATGGGACAACATTCTGATTTCAAATCGCAGTTGGTGACAGAGATTTGCTCTCTTTCGAAATTTTCCGTCGCCTGTTCTCACAGGCATTGCACCAACCCTGCTCAGTCTTTCGTCGATTGGTATCGTCTTCTTGGG GTTGAAGAAACAGCTGGGATTGATGTTATAAGAAAGAGATACCATGAACTTG CTTTACAACTTCACCCAGATAAGAATAAGCATGCCAACGCTGAAGTTGCCTTCAAACTCGTCTCAGAG GCATATTCATGTCTCTCTGATGATGAAAATAGAAGAGCATTTGACTTGGAGAGATGGAACAATTTCTGCTTCAAGTGTGGTGCAATCCCCTACACGGCCTACAAGACTCCCAACAATGCCAAGGCTTCAGAACACAAGGCTTGGAATCCCATAAGCCGGTCGAGGTCTTGTAAAGTTATCAAGGGCCTGAAAGATATTAGAAACCGGTTTAGAGAAGAGGCGAAAGTGATCGAAAACTGTCTGAAGGTTAATAATGCAGCATCAAGAAATGAAACCTCACTCTTTAGTCCACCTTCATATGTGTTTCAGGGCACTTATAATGCTAGATCGAACAGGGAAACCCCTGTATTCAACCCATCTGATCATGTTGTTCAAGGATATCCCCATCTCAGGACTCGAATTTACGAGAAAGATAAATCTCGGAGCTTATGGTGTTTGAGAACAGGAcatcatattttgaattgtgaACAAGGAAGGGATAGTAGGGCTACTTGTGATTCACCAGTATTTGAGATCAGATCAGATAGGGGAATTTTGAAGAGTAGATCTACTTGTGTTCGTTCTTAG
- the LOC126791447 gene encoding uncharacterized protein LOC126791447 → MSATALRLSLLPSPQPLTPGACSHAQLLSNSHLTFPTLHTSSLFLRSSHLRRPSPIAMSSIPDRSAYPATHQPQPIELNDESEFETIVSRDGYISICGFGSLLSERSARSTFPELINFRVARLNGFRRVFGHMAPIIFERGIAKPETKEISSLSVEPCEGENLIVTVFEIQKSEIPAFIKREPEFRFLAVVPETLDAKPFDNRAVLCARYSDEEFFRVRCKGSKEMYYELFGRYNIDKIWRDDILPCRTYLRHCVLAAKNLNDMAYNNFLDHTFLGDRKTTIREYLATTGSGIMEEEPPESLKIRYGG, encoded by the exons ATGTCTGCCACTGCTCTCCGACTCTCCCTCCTTCCATCTCCTCAACCCCTCACTCCCGGCGCGTGTTCTCACGCCCAACTTCTCTCCAACTCCCACCTCACCTTCCCAACCCTCCACACCTCCTCCCTCTTCCTCCGCTCCTCCCATCTCCGCCGTCCATCCCCCATAGCCATGTCCTCCATTCCCGACCGATCAGCCTATCCGGCGACTCATCAACCGCAGCCGATCGAGCTCAACGACGAGTCCGAATTCGAAACCATCGTCTCCCGCGACGGTTACATCTCCATCTGCGGCTTCGGCTCTCTCCTCTCCG AGAGAAGCGCGAGGAGTACATTTCCGGAGCTGATCAACTTCCGAGTGGCGAGGTTGAATGGATTCCGGCGAGTCTTTGGTCACATGGCTCCCATTATCTTCGAGCGTGGCATTGCCAAGCCTGAAACCAAG GAGATTTCGAGTTTGAGTGTGGAGCCTTGTGAAGGCGAAAATCTTATAGTGACAGTGTTTGAGATTCAAAAATCGGAG ATTCCGGCTTTTATTAAGAGGGAGCCTGAGTTTCGATTCCTAGCT GTTGTGCCTGAAACCCTTGATGCGAAGCCATTTGATAATCGAGCG GTTCTTTGTGCTCGTTATAGTGATGAAGAATTTTTCAGAGTCAGATGCAAAG GGAGTAAGGAAATGTATTATGAGCTATTTGGGCGATATAACATTGATAAGATTTGGAGGGATGATATCTTACCTTGCCGAACTTACCTTCGTCACTG TGTGTTAGCAGCAAAAAATCTCAACGATATGGCATACAACAACTTCTTGGATCACACTTTCCTTGGAGACCGTAAAACAACCATCCGGGAGTACTTGGCTACAACTGGATCGGGAATCATGGAAGAAGAGCCTCCGGAATCCCTCAAGATCCGTTATGGTGGTTAA
- the LOC126791182 gene encoding probable protein phosphatase 2C 34 translates to MVLFPSFLDGLGRTMSIKKTKNCHNDTAKETAEELAKEAKKNELVLSSSGTVDSDKSNNFSSVCSKRGQKGINQDCLVIWEEFGCQEDMIFCGVFDGHGQRGHLVSKMVRQSMPSSLLCNWQETLSLTSLDLNFKIERDRKLHRYDTWKQSFLKTYADIDQKLKHSSKIDSYRSGTTALTIVKQGELLIIAHVGDSRAVLASTSEDGSLVPIQLTVDFKPNLPQEAERIRRSNGRVYCLPDEPGTYRVWMPNGKTPGLAVSRAFGDYCVKDFGLISVPDVSQRYITSKDQFVILATDGVWDVISNKEAIQIVSSAPDRNKAAKKLVACAALAWKSKRRGIAMDDISAICLFFHPNSSSQRTKPLVSEYTGGKKSGCM, encoded by the exons ATGGTGCTTTTTCCATCTTTCCTTGATGGATTGGGAAGAACCATGTCGATCAAGAAGACAAAGAATTGCCATAATGATACGGCAAAGGAGACTGCAGAAGAATTGgcaaaagaagcaaaaaagaATGAGCTGGTTTTGAGTTCTTCCGGGACTGTTGATTCTGACAAGTCTAacaatttttcttctgtttgctCCAAGAGAGGCCAAAAGGGTATCAATCAGGATTGCTTGGTAATATGGGAG GAATTTGGGTGCCAAGAAGACATGATCTTTTGTGGAGTGTTTGATGGACATGGACAACGGGGACATCTTGTTAGCAAAATGGTCAGGCAGTCTATGCCTTCTTCTCTCTTGTGCAATTGGCAAGAAACTCTCAGTTTAACATCACTTGACCTGAACTTTAAAATAGAGAGGGACCGAAAGCTCCATCGATATGATACATGGAAGCAATCCTTTCTTAAAACATATGCTGACATTGACCAGAAGCTTAAGCATTCTTCTAAAATCGATTCCTATCGAAGTGGTACCACAGCTTTGACAATTGTTAAGCAG GGTGAACTTCTCATCATTGCACATGTTGGTGATTCTCGGGCTGTTTTGGCTTCCACTTCTGAAGATGGGAGCTTGGTACCTATCCAGCTTACAGTCGACTTCAAGCCTAACTTACCTC AGGAGGCTGAGAGAATCAGAAGGTCCAATGGACGAGTGTATTGTCTACCTGATGAACCGGGCACATATAGGGTGTGGATGCCAAATGGAAAGACACCAGGACTAGCAGTATCAAGAGCTTTTGGTGACTATTGTGTAAAGGACTTTGGGCTTATATCTGTGCCTGATGTGAGCCAAAGATACATAACCAGCAAAGACCAGTTTGTCATTCTAGCAACAGATGGG GTATGGGATGTTATTTCCAACAAAGAAGCTATACAAATAGTTTCTTCAGCACCAGATAGGAACAAAGCAGCAAAAAAACTGGTGGCATGTGCTGCTCTTGCCTGGAAGTCTAAGAGAAGAGGCATTGCAATGGATGACATCTCTGCCATTTGCCTCTTCTTTCACCCCAACTCATCATCGCAACGAACTAAACCTTTGGTTTCTGAATATACTGGTGGGAAGAAATCTGGATGCATGTAG
- the LOC126792281 gene encoding major strawberry allergen Fra a 1.08-like produces the protein MTGKSIIVLGVLIVQGDGGVGTIKKIHLGEGSEYSYVKHQIDGLDKDNFVYNYSIVEGDAIGDKVENISYEIKLVASPSGGSIIKSTSHYHCKGKVEIKEEHVKAGKERAAGLFKIIENHLLANPEAYN, from the exons ATGACCGGTAAAAGTATTATT GTACTTGGGGTGCTTATCGTTCAAGGTGATGGAGGCGTTGGAACCATCAAGAAGATTCACCTCGGTGAAGGAAGTGAATACAGTTACGTGAAGCATCAGATTGATGGACTTGACAAAGACAACTTCGTTTACAACTATAGCATAGTCGAAGGTGATGCTATTGGGGACAAGGTTGAGAATATCTCTTACGAGATTAAGTTGGTGGCATCTCCAAGTGGAGGCTCTATTATCAAGAGCACCAGCCACTACCACTGCAAAGGAAAGGTTGAGATCAAGGAAGAGCATGtcaaggccggaaaagaaagAGCCGCTGGTTTGTTCAAGATCATTGAGAACCACCTTTTGGCCAACCCTGAGGCCTACAACTAA
- the LOC126791177 gene encoding uncharacterized protein LOC126791177, whose protein sequence is MAAGTMATAAGASVILYYMFGRRTSAKDGVEVEEEDESRSGDFSKSRSARRRLSRRPAQAPATWIESFSTLSDTLRFTYSETLGKWPIGDLAFGINYLMRRQGNLQVASVYAGSDSVQLKGAKIIEELNYYLKLLTLCYLFSKKPFPVFLESGGFSMEDVLLQKPKAALLKPAFTILRDKDSKCFLLLIRGTHSIKDTLTAATGAVAPFHHSVLHDGGISNLILGYAHCGMVAAARWIAKLSTPCLFKALGEYPEYTVKVVGHSLGGGTAALLTYILREQREFSSSTCITFAPAACITMELAESGKHFITTIINGSDLVPTFSAASVDDLRSEVTASSWINDLREQVERTRVLNVVYRSATALGSRLPSIASAKARVAGAGALLRPVSSSTQVVMKRAQNVALAVVRTRSSISSWSCMGARRRNVAQSLNSNMGDSLETSVVCERDSESLAERTTVDPMLDNLESCSGGSGHDDTDEEEQLLPVHADPTSSAVEDITEGELWYELEKELTKQENEINVEAEKEEAAAVKEITEEENMLVDVAESNTPISSSDISESHRFYPPGRIMHIVSVTSPHSTDLEHDGSSEEHVGIYETRRELYSKLRLSRTMINDHYMPMYKKMMEVLIRELENEEANSSVM, encoded by the exons ATGGCGGCGGGGACAATGGCGACCGCCGCCGGAGCTTCTGTGATtctctactacatgttcggcCGGAGAACATCTGCAAAAGACGGCGttgaggtggaggaggaagacgaAAGTCGGAGCGGAGACTTCTCCAAGTCGAGATCGGCGAGGAGGAGGCTTTCCCGGCGGCCGGCTCAGGCGCCGGCGACGTGGATCGAGTCATTTTCCACCTTGTCCGATACGCTGCGTTTTACTTACTCTGAGACTCTAGGGAAATGGCCGATCGGCGACTTGGCCTTCGGCATTAACTACCTTATGCGTAGGCAG GGTAATTTACAAGTGGCGAGTGTGTATGCTGGAAGTGACAGTGTGCAGCTCAAAGGGGCTAAGATTATTGAGGAGCTAAATTATTACTTGAAGCTGTTGACGCTTTGTTATTTATTTTCCAAGAAACCATTTCCGGTGTTTTTAGAGTCCGGCGGTTTCTCTATGGAAGATGTCCTTCTTCAGAAGCCCAAGGCTGCG CTTCTGAAGCCTGCGTTCACAATTCTACGTGATAAAGATTCAAAATGCTTCCTTCTGTTAATACGTGGTACACATAGCATCAAAGATACACTAACTGCCGCAACTGGTGCGGTGGCCCCTTTCCACCATTCGGTTTTGCATGATGGTGGAATAAGCAATTTAATCCTAGGATATGCTCACTGTGGGATGGTTGCTGCAGCCCGTTGGATTGCTAAGCTCAGTACTCCTTGCTTGTTTAAGGCTCTTGGTGAATACCCTGAGTATACAGTTAAG GTTGTTGGACATTCACTTGGGGGTGGTACAGCCGCCTTATTAACATACATTCTTCGGGAACAGAGGGAGTTCTCTTCAAGTACTTGCATTACATTTGCTCCAG CTGCCTGTATAACAATGGAGTTGGCAGAATCCGGCAAGCACTTCATCACCACTATCATCAATGGCTCTGACCTGGTGCCTACATTCTCAGCAGCTTCTGTCGATGACCTCCGCTCTGAG GTCACAGCTTCATCTTGGATAAATGATTTACGGGAACAGGTTGAGCGTACACGGGTTTTAAATGTTGTTTATCGCTCAGCCACTGCTCTGGGTTCTCGTCTACCATCAATAGCTAGTGCTAAAGCCAGGGTGGCTGGTGCAGGTGCACTATTAAGGCCAGTTTCCAGCAGTACTCAG GTTGTGATGAAGCGTGCACAAAATGTTGCCCTAGCTGTTGTTAGAACCCGTTCATCTATATCGTCTTGGTCTTGCATGGGTGCACGTCGCCGTAATGTGGCTCAATCACTGAACTCTAACATGGGTGATTCACTTGAAACTTCTGTGGTATGTGAAAGAGATTCAGAGTCTCTGGCTGAAAGAACAACTGTGGACCCAATGCTGGATAATTTGGAGTCTTGTTCTGGTGGATCAGGTCATGATGATACTGATGAAGAGGAGCAGCTTTTGCCAGTGCATGCAGATCCAACCTCATCCGCTGTTGAAGATATTACTGAAGGTGAACTGTGGTATGAACTGGAGAAGGAGCTAACAAAGCAAGAGAATGAAATCAATGTCGAGGCCGAGAAGGAAGAAGCTGCTGCAGTTAAAGAAATAACCGAGGAAGAAAATATGCTTGTTGATGTTGCAGAAAGCAATACGCCAATCTCTTCCTCGGATATTTCTGAGAGCCACCGGTTCTATCCTCCTGGCAGAATTATGCACATTGTATCAGTAACTTCACCTCATTCTACTGATTTAGAACATGATGGATCGAGTGAAGAGCATGTCGGTATATATGAGACACGTCGAGAACTGTACAGTAAGCTCCGACTTTCTAGAACGATGATCAATGATCACTATATGCCTATGTATAAGAAAATGATGGAAGTGTTAATTAGAGAACTGGAAAATGAAGAAGCAAATAGTTCTGTAATGTAA